The window ATTGCTTTACCAGCAAAGCAGACTTTAGCCCATACGTGGCCAAAGCCCCACAGGTTGACCTGGAGCAGCGCAACGTTGCGGTAAATGAGAGCAGCCGCCGGTCGGAATTGTTTAACCTGGCCAGGGAAGATGCCGCACCGGATATCGATTTGAATGAAGTGATCTGGAAATTTGTTAAAGGCGAAAGCGCGGTTATGCCCGCGCCCAAACGGAGCGCTTTTGTGATATTGGAGCCAAAGAAAGAAGAAGATGATGATTAGTTTAAGTACTTAGTCCTAAGCACTAAGTCGAAAGTTAATTTATCTTTTGACTTAAAACTTTCGACTCAAGACTATCCTTCATTACAGCATTAACTATGTGAAGGAAATATGAATTAATTGAAATTAGAAAATCTAACTTTGAAGTAATTCCTGAAATTCAAACAAATCCCTAACTTCGGGTTCTGTCAAATTCTAATTGTTATGATTACCATCGAAAACGAATACCTGAAGGCAAGCATCGATACCAAAGGTGCGCAGTTAAGTTCATTAATTGATAAGGCAACCGGTGTTGAACACCTTTGGCAGGCCGATGCCGCCATTTGGCCCTGGCATGCACCCAACTTATTCCCTGTAGTAGGTGGCTTAATTGATAACCACCTGGTGGTTGATGGCAGCAAGTATCCCATGGGCCGCCATGGCTTTGCCAGGCAATCGGAGTTTATAACATTAGATGCCGGTGATGTTTCGGCAAGCTTTTCCTTACCTTATTGCGATAATACGTTAAAGGCATACCCCTTTAAGTTTGATTACCAGGTACTGTATACGTTGATAGATAACGCCCTCAGGATAACTTACAAGGTAATTAACCTTGATAAAAAAACAATCTACTTTTCTGTTGGTGCCCACCCGGCGTTTAACGTTCCATTTAACAAAGGCGAGAAATACGAGGATTATTACATTGAATTTGAAACAGATGAACACCTGGAAACAGAACTACTATCTGCCGATGGTTTTTTTAATGGCGAAAGTCACCCGGTAGCCACGCCCAAAAACAGGCTGCAATTAACCCGCGATTTATTTAATGCCGATGCCCTGGTGTTTAAAGAGTTAAAATCGAGGATGGTAACCATAAAAAGCGACAAGCACGGCCAAACGCTATCGGTTGAGTTCCCCCACTTTAGCTACCTGGGTATCTGGGCCAAACCCGGTGCCGATTTTGTATGCATCGAGCCCTGGTTAGGCTGCGCTGATACCGCAGGCGAGCAAAAAGACATTAAACACAAAGAAGCTATCCAAAAACTTAGCCCCGGCCATGTTTTTGAAGCGCCATTTTTTGTAAGTTTTTAGGGGGGGGGTATAAATCATCATTACTTCGTTCATACCCATGACATATTCAATTTACCTGTCATCCTGAGGTACGAAGGATCTATCAGCTGTGTATGACCGATAGAAAAGTTCGCGAACAGATCTTTCTTTCCTTATAATAACATATTTATAAGTAACTGATTGTCAATATAAAACTACCGTCATTGCGAGGTACGAAGCAATCCCCTACATGCTAAGTCCCACATAGTTCTGGATTGCTTCGTACCTCGCAATGACGGTAGTTTAGAACATTCGTTTAACTATATTTCGTTGCGTGTCATGCCCTCTTTTTCAGGATCATCCTGATGGTCACTCAGGATGACAGTCTTTTATCTTTGAATGTTATTTCCCCTTTAAAGTTTCGCAAAATTTTATAGCTCAAGATGACAGTCTTACCATCACGCCGTCTTTTGCGTCGCCAGTTTCTTCAGCTCATCCTTGGTTTTGGCAAACCAAACTTTATTGGTTTTGCGTTCCATGGCGCTTAGCTGGCGTTCTTCGTTCAGGATATCGGCAAAAACCTGGTAGGCATCATCTGCGCGGTTTTGCCTTATCAGGAACAACCCGTACTGGTAACGGGGCTCAAAGTACGAGTAGCGGCCCTTCATCGCCTTAAATTCCTTTTCGGCTAAATCAGCCTGACCCGTGTTTTCCAGGGCTTCTGCGTACTTCATATGCGCTTTTGAGCGGGCAAACTGGGGTAGTTTATAAATTTTCTGCGCTAACGGGATAATCTCCTGGTAACGCTGCTGCTCGTAATAGGCAATAATTAATTGGGCAAGCACATGTTCATTCTCGGCAAAGGCACCCGTTAGGCTGGCCTGGTATATCTCCACAGCTTTATCGGTAAAACCTGCCTCCAGGTACGCATCGGCCAGCTTTACTTTGTTTGCAAAGGTATCAGTAAAGCGCAGCTCATCTTCCAGCCGTTTTAGTTTTACACCGGGGTTAAGCACAGCGCCAACGTCCACTTTAGGCATACGGATGGAATGGCGGTTGGTTAAAATTTCTTTATAAATATAAATAAGGCAACCCAAAACAGGGATAACAATAAGTATCCAAAGCCATTGTTGTTGAGTACCCCTACGCAGGCAATGAATAATACAAAAGGCTTCTAAAATAAGTACCAAATAATAATAGCTGCCGCCGCCAAAAAGCATATTCATATTGCAAAAGGTATTAGAGTTGTAGTTACCATCAAAAATAAAAAATTGCAGCGTTTACCGGCATCATTTTAAGTTAAAATAATGCTTTTTTGCTTTCAGCCCTCATGTTTATAAATAATGCCCGTTGCAGTTAATTTTAGGCGACCCGCCATTACTGTGCCCGATGCCAAACTAATATGAACAACGCTCGCGGTAATGCTGTAATCACGAATGGCTGAAAGATTCAAAAGCGTAAACAAAGCCGGATTTCAATTTGGCAACCCGCCTACGGAATATAAGCGACAGCAGCAGGTGATATCACAAAATCTGCTACCCCTGTCTATTTTTTAATATTAAATTCACAAACCATACAATTTATTTATATCAATAATCTTTTTTAACATATGTTGATAATCTGATAAATACAGTTTATTAACGTAGTAAAATAATATTCTTTTTGTTTATTATTAATTAAAAATAGTTCATACATTAGTATAACCATTTTACATAAACCTACTATCAAAAACAGTATTATGAGCACATTAACCGCAACCTCTTACGATGTAATTCAGGAACTTCAAAATCAGATCAATGATGACAGCGACTTTGCAAACGCGCTAACCGCCTCGTTAGTGTCGGCAAATAATTTGGCTATTAACAACCTCGATCCTGATTTGTACAGTGCACTCAATGATTTATACTCGGGCTTTGGGTGGCCTACCATCCCCGGCGATTACATTACCTACCTTACGTTTTTTGCAGAAGTAATACCCAGCGAAAACACGGGCATTTATGATCCATGGGAAAATACC is drawn from Mucilaginibacter ginsenosidivorax and contains these coding sequences:
- a CDS encoding aldose 1-epimerase family protein, with translation MITIENEYLKASIDTKGAQLSSLIDKATGVEHLWQADAAIWPWHAPNLFPVVGGLIDNHLVVDGSKYPMGRHGFARQSEFITLDAGDVSASFSLPYCDNTLKAYPFKFDYQVLYTLIDNALRITYKVINLDKKTIYFSVGAHPAFNVPFNKGEKYEDYYIEFETDEHLETELLSADGFFNGESHPVATPKNRLQLTRDLFNADALVFKELKSRMVTIKSDKHGQTLSVEFPHFSYLGIWAKPGADFVCIEPWLGCADTAGEQKDIKHKEAIQKLSPGHVFEAPFFVSF
- a CDS encoding PLDc N-terminal domain-containing protein, giving the protein MNMLFGGGSYYYLVLILEAFCIIHCLRRGTQQQWLWILIVIPVLGCLIYIYKEILTNRHSIRMPKVDVGAVLNPGVKLKRLEDELRFTDTFANKVKLADAYLEAGFTDKAVEIYQASLTGAFAENEHVLAQLIIAYYEQQRYQEIIPLAQKIYKLPQFARSKAHMKYAEALENTGQADLAEKEFKAMKGRYSYFEPRYQYGLFLIRQNRADDAYQVFADILNEERQLSAMERKTNKVWFAKTKDELKKLATQKTA